In Acidisarcina polymorpha, the DNA window GCTGCGGCTGAAGGGCGCACGCATCCACAATTTAAAGGGGGTCGATTGCGAAATCCCGCTAGGGCTGCTGGTGTGTATTACCGGGGTTTCGGGGTCAGGAAAATCGACCCTGGTGCATGACGTTCTCTACCGCGCGGTGGCCCACGCGCTGGGCGAAACCGACGGCGGCGACCCTTCGAATTTGTATCGCGAGTTGAAGGGCGCGGAGCTGCTGAACAACATCGTCCTGGTCGATCAGGCACCGATTGGACGGACGCCGCGGTCGAATCCGGTGACCTATATCAAGGCCTTTGACGCGATCCGGGAGCTGTTTGCAGCGCAGCCGGAAGCGCAGCGGCGGGGATTTGCGGCGGGACATTTCTCGTTCAACGTGCCCGGCGGGCGCTGCGACGTTTGCGATGGCGACGGTACGGTGACGGTCGAGATGCAGTTTCTTGCCGACGTTGAACTGCCTTGCGAAGAATGTAACGGCACTCGTTACAAATCGAGCACGCTTGAAGTCAAATATAAGGGCAAGAACATTCATGAAGTGCTGGCAATGACGGTCAAGGAAGCATTGCGCTTCTTTGTCGGGAATCCAAAGATCCTGGACAAGCTGGCGGTGCTTGAGGAGGTTGGTCTGGGCTATGTGCGGCTAGGGCAGTCGGCGACGACGCTTTCGGGTGGCGAGGCGCAACGGGTCAAGCTGGCCTCGCACCTGGCGTCGGGCAGGGCTACGGTCCGCTCTACGTCTACTGAGGCGAATGGTACAACGACGGTGAAGAAGGCGAAGAGCCGGGTGCTGTATATTCTCGATGAGCCGACCACCGGGTTGCATTTTGACGACGTGGGCAAGCTGCTAACGGCTTTTCGCAAGCTGATCGACGCGGGCGGCTCCCTGGTGGTTATCGAGCATAATCTCGATGTGATCAAGTCGGCCGATTGGGTTATTGATCTTGGCCCAGAAGGTGGCTCGGCGGGCGGCAAAGTAGTGGCGACCGGAACCCCGGAAACGGTAGCGGCCAACCGGGAATCTCACACGGGGCAATGGCTAGCGAAGACATTGGGGCTAGCGACCGGAAAGGGCGAGGCGGCGGCAACGAGGGCGGCGGCTGCGTCCGCGACAGGAATGTTGGTTTGACGATGAAGCGTAGTGTGGTTGTCCTGGCGCTTGCGCTTGGCGGGGCAGTGATGGGGATGGGGGCGCAGCAAACGCCTCTGCCTCCGGGGACGACACCGGTCGATTCACCGGCCCGCAACGCTGGAGTCACTGCTACCACTCCTCTGGCCGAGGCCGAAGGGCAGATGGCGCTGCAGAACTATGAACCGGCGCGTAAGTTGTTGCAGCCCTGGCTGACGGATCATCCCGCGGACGCGCGAGCGCTCTTCGATGTTGGATATATAGAGGATGCCGAGAATCACCCAGACGTTGCGATCGAAGACTACCAGAAGTCCATCGCTGCCGACGCCAAAGCATTCGAGCCCCGGCTCTCCTTGGGCCTGCTTCTGGCCCGGCGAGACCGCTCTCAGGAAGCGATTGAACAGCTGCGGCAAGCGGTAGCGCTCGAGCCGAATCCTCCGAATCCTGGAGCGCAGGCGCAGGCTTTTCGAGCTTTGGCGCGTCTGGAGCGGACGAGCGACCCTGCGTCCGCGAAGGAGCATCTGCTCGAGGCGCTGCGGCTGGGGCCGGAGCAGCCGGACGATGTTTTGCTGACGGCTGAGATCGCTACGGCGAACGACGACGATGTGACGGCCGAGGCGGCTTACCGCCGGGTGTTGGCGAAGCAGCCGGAGTCCTCTGCGGCGACCGCGGGGCTGGTGCATCTGCTGCTAAAACAGAAGAAATATGCCGAGGCGGAGCCGCTGCTGCGTTCGGCGTTGTCCCGGGATCCGCAAGATCCGGCGCTGAATTCTCAGCTGGCCAGCACGCTGACGTATGAGGGCAAGCAGGGGGAGGCGGTAGGGATTCTCGAGCGGCTGCATCAGATGAAGCCGGAGGATGCGTTGATCGGAGGGATGTTGGCGGACGCTTACACCCAGAACGGGAATCCGGAGAAGGCGGAACCCATTTTGACCGACCTGCTGAAGAAGTCTCCGCAAAATGCCGACTTACTGAGTGCCAGAGGTGAGAATCTGTTGCAAGAGCACCGCTATCCGGAGGCGATAGCGGCTTTGCAGGCAGCGTTGAAGGTGGCTCCGGAGAACGCCGATGACTGGATGAGCCTAGCGATTGCGGCGTCTCAGGACAAACAGTACGCGGTCGTTCTGGAGGCGCTTTCGATGCGGGCAAAATATGCCGAGGAAAATGCCGGAAGTCACTTCCTTCGTGCTACGGCGTACGATAATTTGCATCAGAGCAAGCAAGCAGTGGAGTATTATGAGAAGTTCCTGGCTTCCTCGGCAGGAAAGTTTCCGGACCAGGAGTGGGAGGCGCAGCATCGCCTGATCGCTCTGGGTAAGTCAAACTAGCATATCGTTCCCGTGGCACCCAGGAGGTGCATCATGCGGTTCGTTGCAGTATCGGCAAGTGTCCTGACATTCGCATTTCTTCTGCCCACTCCGGGCGCTTTGGCCCTGGACGAGAAAAACGTCGACCAGCAGACTCTCACTGCCCTGGCAGAACGCGCCAGTCAGGCGACTCCTCGCGAACAGTGCTTTCTCTATGCTGAGCTAGTCCATGACATGACCGAACTCGCTGGGCGGCAGCTTTCGGCGGGAGATGTGCAAAATGCTTCGGGAACTCTGCACACCGTCCAGCAATACGCGGCAAAGATCCACATGGGCGTGGCCAACGATAGCAAGAAGCTGAAGAACGCTGAGATTCTTGTTCGCCATACCGCGTTCCGCTTGAAGGACCTTTTGCAGCAGGCTTCGTTGGATGACCGGCCGACGCTCGACGCCACGCTCAAACAGCTCGATCAAGTACAAGCGGAGATGATGCTGCAGGTATTTCGCAGGTGAAGGATGGGCGGCGGTGAGCCCGACGCCAAGGTGGTGGAGATTGTCCCGCTGGCCTAGATTTCCGAGGAAGCAGCCGGTTGGTTTGATGCTGGGGTGCATGCTGGTTCTCACTCCGGTTTTAGCTCACAGCCAGGCGAAGGGCGATCCGCTCAACGACGCCGAAGTCGACCAGGTACGCGAGGTCGCCGACCAGCCGGTCGAGCGAATCAAGCTGTACATGAAGTTCATCTCCCAACGCACTGATGCGATTCAGGAGCTAGTCGGGGACACGAAGACCCAAAACACAGCGACCAAGCTTCACAACCTGCTTGAGGAATATACCCGACTGGTGGATGAACTGCAGGACAATCTGGACTCCTATGACTCTACCCATAGCGACGTGCGCAAGGCGCTGAAAGAGTTGGTTCCGGCAAGCGAGAAATGGCTGATTGCGTTGAGCAAACCTCCTGCTGACCAGAGTTATGATTTTTCCCGCAAGACGGCGATGGAAGCCGGCCAGAGCCTAGCGGAGCAAGCCAAGAAGCTGCAGGCAGACCAAATTAAGTGGTTCGCCGAACATAAGAAAGACAAAGAGAAAGATGGCGGCGAAGCTTCTGCTCCGAAGTAGTACTTGCAAACTCCGTTTCAGGCAAACATTAGCAACTCTATGCAACACGCTGTTGTGTACGTCAACGGGCGCGTCCACACTAACGGACTTGAGGACTGCGGGATTCTCCAAGAGGGGTACCGACGGGACTTGGGTCATTGCTGAACCGCCGACTGCTACCGTGGCCTGACGAGTGGTGAGGCTGCTACCTCGATGAACAATCTTTCCGTACAACACCGCAAGACCTGAACGATCAAACCTGGTTCGAAGCCGCCAAGCGGAAGGTCGCCAACAAGCGTCTAAGCTACAAACAGCGGGGGCAAGGACGGGCATGCACAAACGCTAATCCTTGCTGGCGGTCTTCCGTTGCGCTTTGATTGCGGTTTTAGCTCGTCCTCTCCTTCAGCCGCCACCTTCGGGACGCGAAAGAGGTTCCTCCTTCCCTCTTGGAAACTCACCCATGTCTTCGTGGTATTTCTATTTAGAATCTGTAAGTCCTCTTGCGAAGCGGGTCTATAAGCACTTGTCCAAACACGAAAGGATAGCGGCTCGGCCACCTTGCACCAAGAAGGAGGCATGATCATTTTCGATAAGCCTAAGAGTGAGGAAGAGGTCGCCCGCGAAAAACGCGAGGTTGAGCAGCACGAATTCGCACGATCTCAGGTCAAAACGAACAGGACATTGGCTAGATTCACGCTTGCTCTGGTTCTCGCGACATTCTGCACCATTGGCGTCGGGGTATGGTAGAGGCTTCATTTCGCAGAGAGCTGCTAACGCCGCTAAGGATGCCGCGGTCGCTGCAAGCGGTGCGCTCTGCGTAGCTAAGCAAACCTTGGCCGAGACTGCGATCAGCGACGCGAATCAAGCGAAACTCGCGCAAGACCAAATCGACACCTCCAGGGAACAATTCAGAAGGGATCAGCGACCGTGGGTCGTCGTTAGAGGAATCGACCTCAATTTCCGGATCAGGCACACCCGCGTCTCGTGACAGCGGTGACTATACTTAATAGTGGAAAATCTCAGCTTTTGACATTCACGTAGCGCGTAGTGGGGTTCAAACAAGTTACGGTCCACTAGAGATAGAAAGGGCTATTTCCTCGAGTAAGGAGATTCGGGAACATGTTGCAGCGTCCGCTATATTCGCACCTGGCGATAGCGCTCCGATACCGGCGCAAATTCCTGTTTCCGAAAAGCAGGCTGTGGAGATACAAGCCAAAACTCTGTGGGTCTATGATTTTGGGCAACATTCATTATGTCGATGCGTTCGGCATCAAGCATCTAACCAGATTTTGTGGGCTCTACGATCCCCCTACCAACCGATTTGATTATTGCGGTCAACATACCTGTGTTGATCGGAATCGTTGACTCCGTCACTGCAAGACCAAAGTATCCCAAAAGATATACCTGTCAAAGTAGTGTGATTACTCAGACCTTAATAAGAGCTTTCCCCTTGGGGAGCGAGTCCCATCCCGACAGGAGGGAACTCGCTCGAACCTCTTTGCAGGCTACCAACCGATCGCAACCAGCAGCGTCCTGGGGCTTTGGCAACCAACGTCAGCCGAGTAGCCACCCGCATCGTCAAATGGGAAGGCATACTGCTGGGCGTTGATGGCGTTGGCGTGAAGGAACTGCGCATAGTAGCTCGCCGGCGCCGTCTGATAGAAGGCGCTGGGATTGCCCCACAATGCCTGGTTGTTCAGCGTACCGTTCGCGTTGAAGGTACCCGCGACGCCGCCGACGTGGCGGTAGATCGCAGCTGAGAGATCGGGGTAACTTCCCAATCCGTCGCCGTTGGGAACCGCCAGCGGAATGGTGATGCCGTTGGCTGCCCAGAGCTGTTCGATCCAAGCGTTGTAGTAGGTCTGATATGGACCGCCGGCGTCGAATCCACCCGCCCCGGGAGAGACGATCCGATACGGAGCCTGCAACTCCGCAAGCGTCTGGAAGTTTGCCGGAACGGAGTTAAGATAGCGTTGGAAGAAGCTTGCCCGGTCCTCGGCAAAGACTCCGGCGGTTTCACCGATGGCAATATCGGTTCCATCGCCGCAGCTTAGCTGGAAGGCGTATTTGAGCCCGAAGGCGTCGACCCTGGTGGAGTTCATATTGATAAAGGTTGAGCCCAGCGTGTACTCGAGGAAGTCCCAGTAGTTGTTCGTATTCTGGTTGACGGCGCCGAGATAGAAGTAGACCCGCCCTGACGCATTGGCAGGCATCGAGAGTGTCGGCTGCGCCGCAATCGAGTTTGTCGTGGTGACACCACCAACGTCAACGCTCCAGAAGACCTCGCTGTCTGGGTATTGTCCGTTGGTCCGGTTGAGGAACTTGATGGTAATGACGTCCCCGGCGGGTGTGGCCGGTATGTTGCTGGCATCCCAGAACGGAGGCGTGTTGGGCGGGAGCGGCAGGGTAGTCGCGCTGACCGGGCCGCCCACATTCGTAGTTCCAGCCGAGCTGCTGGCTTGGACAATGTAGTAGTACTCGGTCGATGCGGCAAGCACGACATCGTTGTAGAAATTCGATTTGGTGCTGCCGACCTGATTGCTGCCGGATGGGGTGAAAGGGGATGTGGGGCTTCGGAAGATGTTGTAGATAACCGGGGCCGGAGCACTCGCTGCCGGGAAGGTAAGATCTATTTCGTTGGCAGACGAAGCCGCTGCCGTCAGCGTAGTGGGAGGGGTAAGGGTGGTGGCGCTTCTTACTCCGGATATTTCCGGAGATACACCATCTTCGTCGGCCGCCTGCACCACGTAATAGTAGGTGGATGAAGGCGGCAAGCCGGTATGGAAGAAAGTGGCGACGGTCAATCCTCTCGCGATCTCGTTGCTCGAAGATGGAGTGAAGCCGCCGGCAGAGCTGCCGTATAGGTTATAGGTGATGTTTGAGCAGTTGGCAGGCGGGGTGATGGGCGCCCAGCTTACCTCTATCGCGGTCGAGGTCGATGGAGCCGCTAACAGGCCTCCAGGCGCCGCTGAAGGAATGGCGATGCAAGATGTGGCCGAATGTGTCTCTGCGCTTGCCGGCGCCGAGGGCGCCGATGCGCCTACTGCATCGACCGCCTCCACGATGTAATGGTAGGTCGTCGAGGGAGTGAGGCCGCTATTGGAGTAACTCAGTGTGGTTAAGCCGCTTGCGATCAAGTTTGCCGATGATGGGGTAAAGCCGCTGGTGGTGCTGCGGTAGAGGTTGTAAGTGACAGGGCAATTCGGCTGGGGAGTAACTCCCATCCAACTTAAGCCAATGATACTGGGCGAGGACGCCACGGCGGTGAGGGCGGTGGGTGGGCTAGATGGAAGCAGGGTGCAACCGCTGGGAGCGCCCCGCACCTCGATTCCCATGACGAGCGGTTGATTATCCGCGCCGACCGTGAAGGAGACGACGATATTGCCGCTGCTGTTGGCCGTGGCCGTGAAGATCTCGACCAGCGCTGCGTTTATGCCGACAGTGGCAAAGATGTCGAGGTTGGTCAGGACGGATGCCCCGTTGATGGAGACGTTGAATTGGCGGTCTCCCGTGGCAGTGAAATAGGTTTCTGCGAAGTGGAGCAGAACGGTGTACTGAGCGCCAGGCGCCAGCCCCGGTATGGTGTAGCTAGATGCTCCAACCCTGCCGTTTTGATATACGCCGGTCGGAGCCGCGTTCGCGCCGGGCTGCGTGAGATTGATGGCAGAGGACACGGTGCCGTTGTCGCCGCCACCACTGTAATATTCGTCGGCAACAAAGGGGTCGTCCCCGCCGCTGGCATTACTTTGCGCAGGGCCGCCGGCTGCGATCGCTACGATCTCCGATGTAGTAGAACCTCGGGTAGTAGCCGACGCTTGCGTCGAGGCGACGGATGCGCCAACCGCGTCGAGGGCTTCGACTACGAAGTAATAGGTTGTGGAGGCTGCGAGTCCGGTTGCAGTGTAAGTGGTGCCGGTAATTCCTTGTCCTACCAGATTAGCCGCTGACGGGGTAAATCCACCGACGGTGCTGGCGTAGACACGATATGAAGTTATGCTGCAACTGGATGGAGGAGTTACTGCCGTCCAACTCAAGGCGACGCTCGAAGAGGACGCGCTCGTCACCAGGCCGGCCGGCGCGGAGGGCACGCTAGTGCAGCCTCCGGAGGCACCCGTGTTACGGATTTCAATGCCGCTGACGAGGGGCTGGTTTGCGGCGCCATCGGTGAACGCGATCACGATATCACCGCTACTATTGGCAGTTGCGGTGAACTGCTCGACGAGCGCCGCATTCAAGCCAACGGCCGCATAGATATCAAAATTTGCGAGCACGGTCGTTCCGTTGATGGCGACATTGAAAACGCGGCTGCCAGCCGAGGTGAAATAGGTTTCAGCGAAGTGGAGCAGGACTGAGTATTGATCGCCTGCGGCTAGTCCCGGAATGGTGTAGGTGAAGATCCCAGCGCGCGCGTGCTGATAGACGGCCATTGGTGCTGCATTCGCGCCGGGCTGGGTCAAGTTAATGGCGGCCGCACTGACGGTGTTATCTCCGCCACCAGTGAAGTCTTCGTCGGCGACGAAAGAATCATCGCCGCCTGCCGAGTTGCTTTCGGATGGGCCGCCGGCTGCAATGGCCAGGACCTCGGCGCCGGACGCGGCTGCCTGCGTAGTCGCCGAGGCAGCAGTCGAGGCGGCCGAGTTGCCGTCCGCGTCCACGGCCTCGACGACGTAGTAATAGGTGGTCGAGGCGGATAGGCCGGTAGAGGAGTAAGTCGTCCCGTTGGTGACCCTGGCGATGAGGTTGCTCGCCGATGGTGTGAATCCGCTATTCACGCTGGCGTATAGGGAGTAGGAGCTGATGGCGCAGTTGGCGGGAGGAGTTACCGCGGCCCAGCTTACGCCTATGGTGCTTGCAGAGGAAGCGGTCGCTTTGAGGCCGGTTGGGGCCGAAGGCACGGCTGAGCAGGAGGCAGTAGACGTTTTAGCACTGGCCTGAGTTGAAGCGGTGGATGCGCCGTCAGCATCCAGGGCTTCGACGACGTAGTAGTAGGTTGTCGAAGCTGCTAGCCCGGTGTTGGAGTAACTCGCGGTGGTGATTCCCTTGGCAATCAGGTTGGCTGCCGATGGAGTAAAACCATTGATGGTGCTGCCGTAAAGGCTATAGGAGCCGATGGTGCAATTTGCCGGGGGAGTTACGGGTGTCCACGTTAAATTGATAACGGATAAGGACGATGCGTTCGCGACGAGTCCGGTTGGGGCGGAAGGCACTGCGCCACAGGTGCCGGAAGGGCTGCGGATTTCGATACCGCTGACTATGGGTTGATTTGCAGTACCGTCAGTAAAGGCGATTACGATTTCGCCGCTAGTGTTGGCGGTGGCGTGAAAGGATTTAACGAGAGCGGCATTGATTCCGACGGTCGCGTAGATGTCGAAGCTGCTCAGTACCACGGTCCCATTGATAGCGACGTTAAAGACGCGATCGCCGACAGAGGTAAAATAAGTCTCGGCGAAGTGGAGCAACACAGTATATTGCTTGCCCGCAGTCAGGCCGGGGACGGTATAGGTGAAGATCCCAGCGCGGGCGTGTTGGTAGACGGCCGCTGGCGCCGCATTAACTCCAGGTTGGGCTAAACTGATGGCGGCCACGCCCACTTGATTATCTCCTCCACCGGTAAAGTCTTCGTCGGCAACAAAGGAGTAATCTCCACCGGTTGAGTTACTTTCGGCGGGTCCCCCGGCAGCGATGGCCACGATCTCCTGCGCGATAGCTTTCGGTGTAGCGGTAACATTGAGGGCCCAGACAATGGTCAAGCCGAGGAGTGTCCGCCGGAAAGTCCATCCTAAGGATTTAGCGTGTTGCTTCGACATGATGTTTCTCCTATCGACTGCAGGTTGTGCGCTGATGTCGGGCATGCTGGTTCGTTTTCAGTCCAATCTCTAGACTTGAGTTCTACCGAGTCGTTCTATCGGACCTCAATGCCGCTGACGATTGGCTGGTTGGCGGCCCCGGCGGTGAAGGCGATCACGAGCTGTCCGCTGCTATTGGCGGTCGCCGTAATTTGCTTTACTAATGCCGCGTTTATGCCCACCGCGGCGTAGATGTCGAGGCCAGGCAGGACGGTGGTGCCGTTGATGGCGACGTTAAAGACCCGGTCTCCAGCGGCAGTGAAATAGGTCTCTGCGAAGTGGAGCAAGACGGTGTATTGAGCGCCCGCGGTCAAGCCGGGGATGGTGTAGGTGAAGACACCGGCGCGGGCGTGCTGATAGACCGCCATCGGTGCCGCATTGGCACCCGGCTGGGTCAAATTGATGGTCACGGTACTTACCTGATTGTCGCCACCTCCGCTGAAATCTTCGTCAGCGATGAAGGGATAGTCGCCCCCGCTCGTGTTGCTTTCTGCCGGACCACCAGCGGCGATCGCCAGGATTTCTGAAGTAGAGCCGCTCGACTGCGTTGTAGCTGAAGCTTGTGAAGATGCGGTCGAGTTACCGTCGGCATCGACCGCTTCCACGACGTAAAAGTAAGTGGTCGATGCGGGGAGCCCGGTGTTCGAGTAGCTGGTATTGGTACCAGTGTTGACAAGGAGGGTGCCGGCCGATGGGGTGAAGCCGCTGGTTGTGCCGCGGTAGACATTGTAGGAACTGATGGTGCAGTTCGCGGGAGGAGTTACTGCTCCCCATGTCAAGCTGATCGCGCTCGACGAAGATGCCGTAGCGGCGAAAGTCGATGGTGCTGCAGGAACGGCACTGCAAGCCGGGCTGCCGCCGGCCTTCCTTATCTCGATGCCATCTACCTTGGGTTGATCAGCAGCGCCTGCGGTGAAGGAGATGATTATCTGCCCGCTGGTGTTGGCGGTAGCGTTGAACTGCTCGACGACAGCCTGGTTCGGTCCTCCGGCAGCAGCGATGATATCGAAGTTCTTGAGGACAGATGCGCCATTGATGCTGACGTTAAAGACCCGCTGGCCAGTGGCGGTCCAATAGAACTCGGCGAAATGGAGCAGGATGGGATAACTCACTCCCGCAGTGAGACCGGGAATTATGTAACTGAAGACGCCGTTGCGCTCCGCTTGATAGACGGCTTCGGGGGCAGGGAAGGTGACGCCTGTTGTGCTGATGGTGTTTGTGGTTCCGGCCGTACTGCCGCCGGTATAGTCTTCATCTGCCGCGAAGGTCCCCTCGGTGGTGGTTGCTCCTGCGGCGATGGCGATAACATCGGACGGAGGAGCGGAGAGCGTCAGGGTAGCGGCGTTGCTGGTGACGGTCTCCTTAGTCGGGCCTATCACAACGACGCTATAGAGTGCACCATTTTCACTCGACACAGTTGCTGGGGTGGTGTAGCTCGACGAATAGGCGCCGGTGATCGCGTTGCCGTTCATGTACCACTGGTAGGTGAAGGGCCCGGTACCGCCGGCTACGACGCTGAAGGTCGCACTGGCGCCGACATTGACGGATTGAGATGCTGGCTGGGTCGTGATCGCGGGCGGGGGGACAGTCGTTCCTGAGTTGCATAAGACTGCGCCGGGATAGTTGTTTGCGACTTGCCAGGTAGCCAACCCAGAAGAAGTCACAAATCCTGCGTCGTTGCTGTTCGAGGGGTCGATGGTGGAAGTCCAGGTGTTCCAGGCTTGTGGGAATGCGCATGAAGGTGAGCTTGCACCGCTGATGGCAAGCGCCTCCGGCTGGGTGGGTAAACGCAGGCCCTGACTGCTGCAGTAGGTCTGAGCGATAGGCTGGGTGTACTGGGCCCCACCGCTTGCATAGGTAGTCTCGGCGCGCTGCCAGGTCAAGTGGCTTGCGTTGTCAAGAACGCTAGTTGGACTCAGGACTGTGTAGCGTTCGCTCGAGCCGCCGCATTGCGCGATGTTATAGATTTGGAATTCGTACAGGGAATAACCGTAGGCTGTGGCCCGGGTTTCGCCGTACATCCGAACATAGCGACCTTGCACGGTGGGAAAGGTGAGGTTCTCGATGCCACCGACTCCATTGGTGTTGTTATAGGCGACGCTCCAGGTTGTGCCAGTAGTCGAGTATTGAATTTGATAAGTGGCCGCATAGGCAGCCTCCCAATAGAGGATGACGTTGTCAAAGGGCTGAACGGAGCCAAGGTCGATCTGGATCCAGGATGGATCGGTGGCTGCTACTGAGGCCCAACGAGTGGTGAGGCTGCCATCGTTCGCCAAATTCGGAGTTAGACCAGCACCTTGCGAGCTGCTTGCTGTCGCAGGCTGGCCAAGAGCGAGGTTAACTCCTGGAGGCGCTATCGTGAGGGTGGCTGGGGCGCTGGCTACGCTCCCGACGGCATTGGTCACAATGACCGTGTAAGTGCCCACATTTGTGGACTGAGCCTGGAGAATGGAATAGGTCGAGGTGGTCGCACCAAGCAGATTTTCTCCATTCAGCTGCCATTGATAGGTGAAGGGAGAGGAACCAGCGACTCCGACAGAGAAGGTCGCTGGATTGTTCGCGAGCACAGAGAGACTGGCGGGTTGTTGAGTGATGGATGGGGCAATGGCGGCATTTACGGTGATGACTGCGGCTGCCGATGTTACGGAATCGACCGGATTACTTACAACCACGGTGAAGCTCTCGCCGCTATTGCTGGAGGTAAGCACCGGTACGGTGTAAATCGAGCTAGTTGCGCCGGGGATGGCTGTGCCGTTCAGCTTCCATTGGTATGCCAATGTGGGCGAGCCAGTGGCAACAACTGACAGCGTCACCGTCTGACCGACATACGCGGCCTGGCTTGCGGGTTGAGTGGTGATGGCTACATCGGCTGCCGCATCCACGGTAAGGATAGCGGCACTTGAGGTTGCAGAGCCTTCGCCGTTGGTGACGGTTACGGTGAAGCTCTCATTATTGGCGGCAGAGGTGGTGGCAGGGGTCGTATAGGTGGAGTTGGTGGCTCCGGCTATGGGGCTTCCATTTAACTTCCATTGAAAGGTGAGTGGGGCTGTGCCGGCGGCGGTCACCGAAAAGGATGCGGTGTGGCCTACGGTCACTGCGATGCTTGCAGGCGGCACGATGATAGCTGGAATGGTAGCGGCCGGCGTAACACTTGGGACGGGTTCGATGGTAT includes these proteins:
- a CDS encoding malectin domain-containing carbohydrate-binding protein encodes the protein MSKQHAKSLGWTFRRTLLGLTIVWALNVTATPKAIAQEIVAIAAGGPAESNSTGGDYSFVADEDFTGGGDNQVGVAAISLAQPGVNAAPAAVYQHARAGIFTYTVPGLTAGKQYTVLLHFAETYFTSVGDRVFNVAINGTVVLSSFDIYATVGINAALVKSFHATANTSGEIVIAFTDGTANQPIVSGIEIRSPSGTCGAVPSAPTGLVANASSLSVINLTWTPVTPPANCTIGSYSLYGSTINGFTPSAANLIAKGITTASYSNTGLAASTTYYYVVEALDADGASTASTQASAKTSTASCSAVPSAPTGLKATASSASTIGVSWAAVTPPANCAISSYSLYASVNSGFTPSASNLIARVTNGTTYSSTGLSASTTYYYVVEAVDADGNSAASTAASATTQAAASGAEVLAIAAGGPSESNSAGGDDSFVADEDFTGGGDNTVSAAAINLTQPGANAAPMAVYQHARAGIFTYTIPGLAAGDQYSVLLHFAETYFTSAGSRVFNVAINGTTVLANFDIYAAVGLNAALVEQFTATANSSGDIVIAFTDGAANQPLVSGIEIRNTGASGGCTSVPSAPAGLVTSASSSSVALSWTAVTPPSSCSITSYRVYASTVGGFTPSAANLVGQGITGTTYTATGLAASTTYYFVVEALDAVGASVASTQASATTRGSTTSEIVAIAAGGPAQSNASGGDDPFVADEYYSGGGDNGTVSSAINLTQPGANAAPTGVYQNGRVGASSYTIPGLAPGAQYTVLLHFAETYFTATGDRQFNVSINGASVLTNLDIFATVGINAALVEIFTATANSSGNIVVSFTVGADNQPLVMGIEVRGAPSGCTLLPSSPPTALTAVASSPSIIGLSWMGVTPQPNCPVTYNLYRSTTSGFTPSSANLIASGLTTLSYSNSGLTPSTTYHYIVEAVDAVGASAPSAPASAETHSATSCIAIPSAAPGGLLAAPSTSTAIEVSWAPITPPANCSNITYNLYGSSAGGFTPSSSNEIARGLTVATFFHTGLPPSSTYYYVVQAADEDGVSPEISGVRSATTLTPPTTLTAAASSANEIDLTFPAASAPAPVIYNIFRSPTSPFTPSGSNQVGSTKSNFYNDVVLAASTEYYYIVQASSSAGTTNVGGPVSATTLPLPPNTPPFWDASNIPATPAGDVITIKFLNRTNGQYPDSEVFWSVDVGGVTTTNSIAAQPTLSMPANASGRVYFYLGAVNQNTNNYWDFLEYTLGSTFINMNSTRVDAFGLKYAFQLSCGDGTDIAIGETAGVFAEDRASFFQRYLNSVPANFQTLAELQAPYRIVSPGAGGFDAGGPYQTYYNAWIEQLWAANGITIPLAVPNGDGLGSYPDLSAAIYRHVGGVAGTFNANGTLNNQALWGNPSAFYQTAPASYYAQFLHANAINAQQYAFPFDDAGGYSADVGCQSPRTLLVAIGW
- a CDS encoding tetratricopeptide repeat protein, which codes for MKRSVVVLALALGGAVMGMGAQQTPLPPGTTPVDSPARNAGVTATTPLAEAEGQMALQNYEPARKLLQPWLTDHPADARALFDVGYIEDAENHPDVAIEDYQKSIAADAKAFEPRLSLGLLLARRDRSQEAIEQLRQAVALEPNPPNPGAQAQAFRALARLERTSDPASAKEHLLEALRLGPEQPDDVLLTAEIATANDDDVTAEAAYRRVLAKQPESSAATAGLVHLLLKQKKYAEAEPLLRSALSRDPQDPALNSQLASTLTYEGKQGEAVGILERLHQMKPEDALIGGMLADAYTQNGNPEKAEPILTDLLKKSPQNADLLSARGENLLQEHRYPEAIAALQAALKVAPENADDWMSLAIAASQDKQYAVVLEALSMRAKYAEENAGSHFLRATAYDNLHQSKQAVEYYEKFLASSAGKFPDQEWEAQHRLIALGKSN